In a single window of the Massilia oculi genome:
- a CDS encoding ribose-phosphate pyrophosphokinase produces MAYENLMVFTGNANPALAEGVAKSLGIPLGKAVVSKFSDGEVMVEINENVRGKDVFVLQSTCAPTNDSLMEIMLMVDALKRASAGRITAAIPYFGYARQDRRPRSARVAISAKVVANMLEEAGVERVLIMDLHADQIQGFFDIPVDNIYASPILLGDLQKRNYDDLLVVSPDVGGVVRARALAKRLGCDLAIIDKRRPKANVSEVMNIIGEVEGRNCVIMDDMVDTAGTLCKAAEVLKERGAKKVVAYCTHPVLSGPAIDRIANSPLDELVVTDTIPLSPAGAACGKIRQLTCAPLLAETFKRIVKGDSVISLFVD; encoded by the coding sequence ATGGCTTACGAAAACCTGATGGTTTTTACCGGCAATGCCAATCCGGCACTAGCAGAGGGGGTCGCAAAAAGCCTCGGCATTCCTCTCGGTAAAGCAGTCGTCTCCAAGTTCTCCGACGGCGAAGTCATGGTCGAGATCAACGAGAACGTGCGTGGCAAGGATGTCTTCGTCCTGCAATCGACCTGCGCCCCGACCAATGACAGCCTGATGGAAATCATGCTGATGGTCGACGCCCTCAAGCGCGCCTCGGCCGGCCGTATCACCGCCGCCATCCCTTACTTCGGTTATGCCCGCCAGGACCGCCGCCCGCGTTCGGCGCGTGTCGCGATCTCGGCCAAGGTCGTCGCGAACATGCTGGAAGAAGCCGGCGTCGAGCGCGTCCTGATCATGGACCTGCACGCCGACCAGATCCAGGGTTTCTTCGACATCCCGGTCGACAATATCTACGCATCGCCAATCCTTCTGGGCGACCTGCAGAAGCGCAACTACGACGACCTGCTGGTCGTGTCGCCTGACGTCGGCGGCGTGGTGCGCGCACGTGCCCTGGCCAAGCGCCTGGGCTGCGACCTGGCGATCATCGACAAGCGTCGCCCGAAGGCGAACGTGTCGGAAGTGATGAACATCATCGGCGAAGTCGAAGGCCGCAACTGCGTGATCATGGATGACATGGTCGACACCGCAGGCACCCTGTGCAAGGCCGCCGAAGTGCTCAAGGAGCGCGGCGCCAAGAAAGTCGTTGCCTATTGCACGCACCCGGTCCTGTCCGGCCCGGCGATCGATCGCATCGCGAACTCGCCGCTGGACGAACTGGTCGTCACCGACACCATCCCGCTGAGCCCAGCCGGCGCCGCTTGCGGCAAGATCCGCCAGCTGACCTGCGCACCGCTGCTGGCCGAGACCTTCAAGCGGATCGTCAAGGGCGACTCGGTGATTTCGCTGTTCGTCGACTAA
- the ispE gene encoding 4-(cytidine 5'-diphospho)-2-C-methyl-D-erythritol kinase gives MRSLHDCPAPAKLNLFLHVTGRRADGYHLLQSVFQLIDRADRLHFDLRDDEQIRRTNDVPGVPEDQDLVVRALRLLQAEFARRHGRLPPGISVRVDKVLPMGGGLGGGSSDAATALMAANALWQAGLSREELMALGLPLGADIPFFLFGETAFAEGVGEALQAAPGPDCWYVVIEPGVAVPTPAIFSAPDLTRDSKPVRIADFSSHTDSCTTVGFGKNDLQDVAMRLFPPVAEAVEWLSSHGDARMTGSGACVFCAFSSEDAADQVLAQVPGKWTAWKAKSLKTHPLMKSLLQNQGVIE, from the coding sequence ATGCGTTCGCTGCACGATTGCCCGGCTCCGGCCAAGCTCAACCTGTTCCTGCACGTCACCGGCCGCCGCGCCGATGGCTACCACCTGCTGCAAAGCGTATTTCAGCTGATCGACCGTGCCGACCGCTTGCATTTCGACTTGCGCGACGACGAGCAGATTCGCCGCACCAACGACGTACCGGGCGTGCCCGAAGACCAGGACCTGGTCGTGCGGGCGCTGCGCCTGCTGCAGGCCGAGTTCGCGCGCCGCCATGGCCGGCTGCCGCCGGGCATCTCGGTCCGGGTGGACAAGGTCTTGCCCATGGGCGGCGGGCTCGGAGGAGGATCGTCGGATGCGGCCACCGCCTTGATGGCGGCCAACGCGCTCTGGCAAGCCGGCCTGAGCCGCGAGGAACTGATGGCGCTGGGCCTGCCGCTGGGCGCCGACATCCCGTTCTTCCTGTTCGGCGAAACCGCGTTCGCGGAAGGCGTGGGGGAGGCCTTGCAGGCGGCGCCGGGGCCGGATTGCTGGTATGTGGTGATCGAACCGGGGGTCGCGGTGCCGACGCCCGCAATTTTTTCTGCGCCGGATTTGACAAGAGATTCAAAGCCCGTCAGAATAGCGGACTTTTCCAGCCACACCGATTCATGCACTACGGTTGGGTTTGGGAAAAATGATTTGCAGGACGTGGCGATGCGCCTGTTCCCGCCGGTAGCAGAGGCGGTTGAATGGTTGAGCAGCCATGGCGATGCCAGGATGACTGGCTCAGGGGCGTGCGTGTTTTGCGCGTTCTCCAGCGAAGACGCTGCCGACCAGGTGTTGGCGCAAGTGCCGGGCAAATGGACGGCATGGAAGGCGAAGTCGCTGAAGACACACCCGCTGATGAAATCGCTCTTGCAAAATCAGGGAGTTATAGAATAA
- a CDS encoding outer membrane lipoprotein LolB has product MPLTRRLTLLAAACSFAAALAGCATGTANLSTATVGDYRDTIDLSGKLSVNYQKDGRQESITGNFNWDQRPEAIDVTLISPLGQTVATINVTPTSATLVQGGQERTAGDIDSLTQQTLGWPLPVSGLRDWLQGYALDAQGQRFRASPANNSVTTRDGWRLRFVEWQDPATGDPAASQPAPRLIQAERAASGDITDLAIRIVILPAA; this is encoded by the coding sequence ATGCCACTGACCCGACGTCTCACCCTGCTCGCCGCCGCGTGCTCCTTCGCTGCCGCGCTTGCCGGCTGCGCCACCGGCACCGCCAACCTGTCCACCGCCACCGTCGGCGACTACCGCGACACCATCGACCTGTCGGGCAAGCTGTCGGTCAATTACCAGAAGGATGGTAGGCAGGAGTCGATCACCGGCAATTTCAACTGGGACCAGCGTCCCGAGGCGATCGACGTCACCCTGATTTCTCCGCTGGGCCAGACCGTGGCCACGATCAATGTCACGCCCACTTCCGCGACCCTGGTCCAGGGCGGCCAGGAGCGCACGGCGGGCGACATCGACAGCCTGACCCAGCAGACGCTGGGCTGGCCGCTGCCGGTGTCAGGCCTGCGCGACTGGCTGCAGGGTTATGCGCTGGACGCGCAGGGGCAGCGCTTCCGCGCCTCGCCGGCCAATAATAGTGTGACGACCAGGGATGGCTGGCGCCTGCGCTTCGTCGAGTGGCAAGATCCGGCGACCGGCGACCCGGCGGCAAGCCAGCCGGCGCCGCGCCTCATCCAGGCCGAGCGCGCCGCCTCGGGCGACATCACGGACCTGGCGATCCGCATCGTCATCCTGCCGGCAGCCTGA
- a CDS encoding tetratricopeptide repeat protein, producing MSVESNQNINSDFGLALKNAFAIVTVSGLLAGLLSGCAASPQQQSLAAGGQAEFGQQQSAQQEAELDEEELAAKQKAEEEARLPKVELTPVMLEQLMKAEFAFRNGDWQGPYLTVYNLAQRTGDPRLARRAAEMAVAAKQADDTLAAVRLWYRLDPESDEATQYFVGMAVTSDKIAELEPIFEQRLREATPARRGVLLFQVQQLLGRAKDKEAAIAMLERLIAPYDNTMEARVVRAQIALVKGDKALARSEAQAALAIKPDAEIALLMLAQVTEDEAQVVALMQKFLKSYPKASDVRAAYARVLVNRKDYPAARREFELLVKAQPDNVAHLYALGILATQMNDALGAEQYFTRFVEVLGRNPDDERDPSRALLILSQLAEERNDLVGALQWLDKVPEGTDAQTRFNTQLRRVHLVGKGGDLNSARRLLAEIKTDDPARQAQLMAAEAQLLRDANQLQEAYAVMEAATKRFPKNPDLLYDFALLAEKLGKVDVMEAQLREVMAQAPDNHHAYNALGYSLAERSVRLQEAYGLIAKALDMAPDDPFIMDSMGWVHYRMGNLAEAEKFLRRAYGLRKDPEIAVHLGEVLWQKGDKSAAEKLWREARAKDPQNDTLRTTLARLRPAL from the coding sequence ATGAGCGTAGAATCAAATCAAAACATCAACTCGGATTTTGGACTTGCTTTGAAAAACGCTTTCGCCATTGTAACCGTCTCCGGGCTGCTTGCAGGCCTGCTCTCAGGATGTGCTGCCTCGCCGCAACAGCAGTCGCTCGCCGCCGGCGGGCAGGCCGAGTTCGGCCAGCAGCAATCCGCGCAGCAAGAGGCCGAGCTGGACGAGGAAGAGCTGGCGGCCAAGCAAAAGGCCGAGGAAGAAGCGCGCCTGCCCAAGGTCGAGCTCACGCCCGTCATGCTCGAGCAGCTGATGAAGGCGGAATTCGCGTTTCGCAACGGCGACTGGCAGGGGCCTTATCTCACCGTCTACAACCTGGCCCAGCGCACCGGCGATCCGCGCCTGGCGCGCCGTGCGGCCGAGATGGCGGTGGCCGCCAAGCAGGCCGACGACACCCTGGCCGCGGTGCGCCTGTGGTACCGGCTCGACCCGGAATCCGACGAAGCGACCCAGTATTTCGTCGGCATGGCGGTCACGTCCGACAAGATCGCCGAACTCGAACCGATTTTCGAGCAGCGCCTGCGCGAGGCGACACCGGCCCGGCGCGGCGTGCTGCTGTTCCAGGTCCAGCAATTGCTGGGCCGCGCGAAGGACAAGGAAGCGGCGATCGCCATGCTCGAGCGCCTGATCGCGCCCTACGACAACACGATGGAAGCGCGCGTCGTGCGCGCCCAGATCGCGCTGGTGAAGGGCGACAAGGCGCTGGCCCGCAGCGAAGCCCAGGCGGCCCTGGCCATCAAGCCCGACGCCGAGATCGCCCTGCTGATGCTGGCGCAGGTGACCGAGGACGAGGCGCAAGTGGTGGCCTTGATGCAGAAATTCCTCAAGAGCTATCCGAAGGCGAGCGATGTGCGCGCCGCCTATGCGCGGGTGCTGGTCAACCGCAAGGATTATCCGGCTGCGCGGCGCGAGTTCGAGCTGCTGGTCAAGGCCCAGCCCGACAACGTCGCGCATCTGTATGCGCTGGGCATCCTGGCCACGCAGATGAACGATGCCCTCGGCGCCGAACAATATTTCACGCGTTTCGTGGAAGTGCTGGGGCGCAATCCGGACGACGAACGCGATCCTTCGCGCGCGCTGTTGATCCTGTCGCAACTGGCGGAGGAGCGCAACGACCTGGTCGGCGCCCTGCAATGGCTGGACAAGGTGCCCGAAGGCACGGATGCGCAAACCCGCTTCAATACCCAGCTGCGCCGCGTCCACCTGGTCGGCAAGGGCGGTGACCTGAACAGCGCGCGGCGCCTGCTGGCCGAGATCAAGACCGACGATCCGGCGCGCCAGGCCCAGCTCATGGCGGCCGAGGCGCAACTGCTGCGCGACGCCAACCAGCTGCAGGAAGCCTATGCGGTGATGGAAGCGGCCACCAAGCGCTTCCCGAAGAATCCCGACCTGCTGTACGACTTCGCGCTACTGGCCGAAAAACTGGGCAAGGTCGACGTGATGGAAGCGCAATTGCGTGAGGTGATGGCGCAGGCGCCCGACAATCACCATGCCTACAACGCCCTTGGCTATTCGCTGGCGGAGCGCAGTGTGCGCCTGCAGGAAGCCTACGGCCTGATCGCCAAGGCGCTCGACATGGCGCCGGACGATCCCTTCATCATGGACAGCATGGGCTGGGTCCATTATCGAATGGGTAACCTGGCTGAAGCCGAGAAATTCCTGCGCCGCGCCTACGGCCTGCGCAAGGACCCCGAGATCGCCGTCCACCTGGGCGAGGTGCTGTGGCAGAAGGGCGATAAGTCGGCGGCCGAGAAGCTGTGGCGCGAGGCGCGCGCCAAGGATCCGCAGAACGATACGCTGCGCACCACGCTGGCGCGGTTGCGGCCTGCCTTGTGA
- the mutM gene encoding bifunctional DNA-formamidopyrimidine glycosylase/DNA-(apurinic or apyrimidinic site) lyase, with translation MPELPEVEVTRRGVAPHIEGRVVEQVVCRRDGLRWPFPPGLGALLAGRRILATGRRGKYLLIHFEHGTLIIHLGMSGHLRVLPPGIEPRKHDHFDLVVNGPEGVQVLRLHDPRRFGAVLWHANEDGDLEEHILLRGLGVEPLGGHFDGALLHRETRRRSAPIKQVLLAGDIVVGVGNIYACESLFRAGISPRTAASRISRARYDRLAEAIREILAAAIVQGGSTLRDFIAVNGQSGYFQQTYFVYDRAGVPCRQCEAPVRQIKQGQRSTFYCAQCQR, from the coding sequence ATGCCTGAACTGCCAGAAGTAGAAGTCACCCGGCGCGGTGTCGCGCCCCATATCGAAGGCCGCGTGGTCGAGCAGGTCGTCTGCCGCCGCGACGGTTTGCGCTGGCCCTTCCCGCCCGGCTTGGGCGCGCTGCTGGCCGGCCGCCGCATCCTGGCCACCGGCCGGCGCGGCAAATACCTGCTGATCCATTTCGAGCACGGCACACTGATCATCCACCTGGGCATGTCCGGCCACCTGCGCGTACTGCCGCCGGGCATCGAACCGCGCAAGCACGACCATTTCGACCTCGTCGTCAATGGCCCGGAAGGCGTGCAGGTGCTGCGCCTGCACGATCCGCGCCGCTTCGGCGCCGTGCTGTGGCATGCCAACGAGGATGGCGACCTGGAAGAGCACATCCTGCTGCGCGGCCTGGGCGTGGAACCGCTCGGCGGGCACTTCGATGGCGCCCTGCTGCATCGCGAAACGCGGCGCCGCAGCGCGCCGATCAAGCAGGTGCTGCTGGCCGGCGACATCGTGGTGGGCGTCGGCAATATCTACGCCTGCGAGAGCCTGTTCCGCGCCGGGATCAGCCCCAGGACGGCGGCCTCGCGCATCAGCCGCGCGCGCTACGACCGGCTGGCCGAAGCGATCCGCGAGATCCTGGCCGCCGCCATCGTCCAGGGCGGCAGTACCCTGCGTGACTTTATTGCTGTAAATGGCCAGTCTGGATATTTCCAGCAGACATATTTCGTCTATGATCGTGCTGGTGTGCCCTGCCGCCAGTGCGAGGCGCCGGTCCGCCAGATCAAGCAGGGCCAGCGCTCGACTTTCTATTGCGCGCAGTGCCAGCGCTAG
- a CDS encoding dynamin family protein, with the protein MQDLQQYGAWRAGVAASLEAYGKALREAGLIDAAGEQVLARALGRLRDDRLSVAFVAEFSRGKTELINALFFADYGQRILPSSAGRTTMCPTELLWDAQLPPCIRLLPIETRAGQLSLGDYRDDPGAWTVVPLDLDDPDAMHETLRQVSQTRHVPVKEAERYGLFDPQDPDLADSVVADGGIEIPRWRHAIINLPHPLLKQGLVILDTPGLNAIGTEPELTLNLIPNAHAVLFVLAADTGVTRSDIEVWRTHIGAGPGRLAVLNKIDAMWDELKSPVAVQTEIARQQHDVARLLGLDAGQVYPVSAHKALVGRIGGDMDLFERSRLGALESALFHQLIPARRAINARQLRADLEILAAGQQVLMAARLRELVEQLQELRSLRGKNQGMIAHMVRRVEAEKKEFDAGLFKLQGTRAVFTRLSTELYTLVGMDGLQDRTETVRAAMSAARFATGMRAPVRNYFAGARAGLLDACAKVDEIKSMMDAMHRRFAAEHGLSLALPQALSLTRHVDEIDAIETLFERQFGTATLLMTSRATLLERFFDSIASRVRRVYRAANADVEAWLKVANAPLEAQIRQHRDSLRQRQATVQRIHDASDSLEQKIGAFEHGQAELETTRTRLAAVAAGVTTLLEA; encoded by the coding sequence ATGCAGGATCTACAACAGTATGGAGCGTGGCGGGCCGGCGTTGCCGCCAGCCTCGAAGCTTACGGCAAAGCCCTGCGCGAAGCCGGACTGATCGACGCCGCCGGCGAACAGGTGCTGGCGCGCGCGCTCGGACGCCTGCGCGACGACCGGCTGTCGGTCGCCTTCGTGGCCGAGTTCTCGCGCGGCAAGACCGAGCTGATCAACGCCCTGTTCTTCGCCGACTACGGCCAGCGCATCCTGCCGTCCAGCGCCGGCCGCACCACCATGTGCCCGACCGAGCTGCTGTGGGATGCCCAGCTGCCGCCCTGCATCCGCCTGCTGCCGATCGAAACCCGCGCCGGCCAGTTGTCCCTGGGCGACTACCGCGACGATCCCGGCGCCTGGACCGTTGTGCCGCTCGACCTCGACGATCCGGACGCGATGCACGAGACGCTGCGCCAGGTCAGCCAGACCCGCCACGTACCGGTGAAAGAGGCCGAGCGCTACGGCCTGTTCGATCCGCAGGATCCCGACCTGGCCGACAGCGTCGTTGCGGACGGCGGCATCGAGATCCCTCGCTGGCGCCACGCCATCATCAACCTGCCGCATCCGCTGCTCAAGCAGGGCCTGGTGATCCTCGACACGCCAGGCCTGAACGCGATCGGCACCGAGCCGGAACTGACGCTGAACCTGATCCCGAACGCGCACGCGGTGCTGTTCGTGCTGGCCGCCGACACCGGCGTGACGCGCAGCGACATCGAGGTCTGGCGCACCCATATCGGCGCCGGGCCGGGCCGCCTGGCGGTGCTGAACAAGATCGACGCCATGTGGGACGAGCTCAAGAGCCCGGTAGCCGTGCAAACCGAGATCGCGCGCCAGCAGCACGACGTCGCGCGCCTGCTCGGGCTGGACGCCGGCCAGGTCTATCCGGTCTCGGCCCACAAGGCGCTCGTCGGCCGCATCGGCGGCGACATGGACTTGTTCGAGCGCAGCCGCCTGGGCGCGCTCGAATCGGCCCTCTTCCACCAGCTGATCCCGGCGCGGCGCGCGATCAACGCGCGCCAGCTGCGGGCCGACCTCGAGATCCTGGCGGCAGGCCAGCAGGTGTTGATGGCGGCGCGCCTGCGCGAGCTGGTCGAGCAGCTGCAGGAGCTGCGCAGCCTGCGCGGCAAGAACCAGGGCATGATCGCCCACATGGTGCGCCGGGTGGAGGCCGAGAAGAAGGAATTCGACGCCGGCCTGTTCAAGCTGCAGGGCACGCGCGCCGTGTTCACGCGCCTGTCGACCGAGCTGTACACCCTGGTCGGCATGGACGGCCTGCAGGACCGGACCGAGACGGTGCGCGCCGCGATGTCGGCCGCGCGCTTCGCCACCGGCATGCGCGCGCCGGTGCGCAACTACTTCGCCGGCGCGCGCGCCGGCCTGCTCGACGCTTGCGCCAAGGTCGACGAGATCAAGTCCATGATGGACGCCATGCACCGCCGCTTCGCGGCCGAACACGGCCTGTCGCTGGCGCTGCCGCAAGCCTTGTCGCTGACGCGCCACGTCGACGAGATCGATGCCATCGAAACGCTGTTCGAGCGCCAGTTCGGCACCGCGACCCTGCTGATGACCAGCCGCGCGACGCTGCTCGAGCGCTTCTTCGATTCGATCGCCTCGCGCGTGCGGCGCGTCTACCGCGCCGCCAACGCCGACGTCGAAGCCTGGCTGAAGGTCGCCAACGCGCCGCTGGAAGCGCAGATCCGCCAGCACCGCGACAGCCTGCGCCAGCGCCAGGCCACGGTCCAGCGCATCCACGACGCCAGCGACAGCCTGGAACAGAAAATCGGCGCCTTCGAGCACGGCCAGGCCGAGCTCGAGACCACGCGCACCCGCCTGGCCGCCGTCGCGGCGGGCGTCACCACCCTACTTGAGGCCTAG
- the mutY gene encoding A/G-specific adenine glycosylase, translating into MKRLTEFDQLADPTFSKAVIDWQRSHGRHTLPWQNTQDAYRVWLSEIMLQQTQVAAVLGYYARFLERFPTVHALAEAPSEDVMAHWSGLGYYTRARNLHACAKRVVQDYDGVFPSDPALLADLPGIGRSTAAAIAAFSGGVRAAILDGNVKRVFARVFGIDAYPGLKPIENALWRRADALLPEVAGNPGAIEAYTQGLMDLGATLCTRSRPDCGRCPLQARCVAFATGRTAELPVRKPKKATPEKRTALLVVIDRGEVLLEQRPPTGIWGGLLSLPEVGGHVPMDEDEALVCTSDVAVAAGPFGTIDEVRPLSPLVHVFTHYKLHIAPFAVTLATRAELAPGHVWWPLETIGEAPLPAPVKKLLLDLAQPSLFG; encoded by the coding sequence ATGAAACGCCTCACCGAGTTCGACCAACTGGCCGATCCGACCTTCTCCAAGGCCGTGATCGACTGGCAGCGCAGCCATGGCCGCCACACCCTGCCCTGGCAAAACACCCAGGATGCCTATCGCGTCTGGCTGTCCGAAATCATGCTGCAGCAGACGCAGGTCGCCGCGGTGCTGGGCTATTACGCCCGCTTCCTGGAACGCTTCCCGACCGTCCACGCGCTGGCCGAAGCGCCTTCGGAGGACGTGATGGCCCACTGGAGCGGCCTCGGTTACTACACCCGCGCGCGCAATCTTCACGCCTGCGCGAAGCGCGTGGTGCAGGACTACGACGGCGTGTTCCCGAGCGACCCGGCGCTGCTGGCCGACCTGCCCGGCATCGGCCGCTCGACGGCGGCGGCGATCGCGGCGTTTTCGGGCGGCGTGCGCGCCGCCATCCTGGACGGCAACGTCAAGCGCGTGTTCGCGCGCGTGTTCGGCATCGACGCCTATCCGGGCCTCAAGCCAATCGAGAATGCGTTGTGGCGGCGCGCCGACGCCCTGCTGCCCGAGGTGGCCGGCAACCCGGGCGCCATCGAGGCCTATACCCAGGGCCTGATGGACCTGGGCGCCACCCTGTGCACCCGCTCGCGGCCCGACTGCGGCCGCTGCCCGCTGCAGGCGCGCTGCGTCGCCTTCGCCACCGGCCGCACCGCCGAACTGCCGGTGCGTAAACCAAAGAAGGCGACGCCGGAAAAGCGCACCGCGCTGCTGGTGGTCATCGACCGCGGTGAAGTGCTGCTGGAACAGCGCCCGCCAACCGGCATCTGGGGCGGCCTGCTGTCGCTGCCGGAAGTGGGTGGACACGTGCCGATGGATGAGGATGAGGCGCTGGTCTGTACCTCGGACGTTGCTGTCGCCGCAGGACCATTCGGCACGATCGACGAAGTGCGGCCACTGAGCCCGCTGGTGCATGTCTTCACCCACTACAAGCTGCACATCGCGCCGTTCGCGGTGACGCTGGCGACGCGCGCAGAGCTGGCGCCTGGCCACGTCTGGTGGCCGCTGGAGACGATCGGCGAGGCGCCGCTGCCGGCGCCGGTCAAGAAGTTGTTGCTGGACCTGGCGCAGCCCAGCCTGTTCGGCTGA
- a CDS encoding helix-turn-helix domain-containing protein, with product MSGKPGEPRGVLRRQGAHGRFQHERRLPSSGLAGLVELYWYVSWDQRLLPPQLQATLPHPNVHLVVERNASTLYGVQTERFERCLEGQDVVFGIKFRPGGFHPFLQAPVATLANRSLPAQDVLGIACESLAPRIAACATVDAMTAVAEAFLLENLPPPDPDVARAGALVSAIADDLGITSVDCLMATAAIDKRTLQRLFQKYVGIGPKWVIKRYRLHEAIARIQDGAPVDWAALAAELGYFDQSHFGRDFRALVGQSPTGYAQSLIASAADDE from the coding sequence ATGAGCGGCAAGCCTGGCGAGCCGCGCGGCGTACTGCGCCGGCAGGGCGCACATGGCCGGTTCCAGCACGAACGCCGCCTGCCGTCGTCAGGGCTGGCCGGCCTGGTCGAGCTTTACTGGTACGTCAGTTGGGACCAGCGCTTGCTGCCGCCGCAGCTGCAGGCGACGCTTCCCCATCCCAATGTCCATCTGGTGGTCGAAAGGAATGCATCGACGCTCTACGGCGTGCAGACCGAGCGCTTCGAGCGCTGTCTCGAGGGCCAGGATGTCGTCTTCGGCATCAAGTTCAGGCCGGGCGGTTTCCATCCCTTCCTGCAAGCACCCGTAGCGACGCTGGCGAACCGCTCGCTGCCTGCGCAAGACGTGCTCGGGATTGCTTGCGAGTCGCTGGCGCCGCGGATCGCCGCCTGCGCCACCGTGGACGCGATGACGGCCGTGGCAGAGGCCTTCCTGCTCGAGAACCTGCCCCCTCCCGATCCTGACGTCGCGCGCGCCGGCGCGCTCGTGTCCGCCATTGCCGACGACCTCGGGATCACCTCGGTGGACTGTCTGATGGCCACGGCGGCGATCGACAAGCGTACCCTGCAACGGCTATTCCAGAAATACGTCGGCATCGGCCCCAAATGGGTGATCAAGCGCTATCGCCTGCATGAGGCGATCGCGCGGATACAGGACGGCGCGCCCGTGGACTGGGCCGCGCTCGCGGCGGAGCTGGGATACTTCGATCAGTCCCATTTCGGACGCGATTTCCGCGCCCTGGTGGGACAGTCGCCGACCGGATATGCGCAGTCCCTGATCGCGTCGGCAGCGGACGACGAATAA
- a CDS encoding DUF3224 domain-containing protein translates to MPVRLDGLACLAALVLVLGPLPNAQSHDDAAASPTAMKEMARMHATGSFNVKLTPQAAAPGIETAELSRMTIDKQFQGDLAAASLGEMLAIRTQVQGSAGYVALERVTGTLHGRTGSFVLQHSGTMDRGASSLVLMVVPDSGTGELTGLRGAMTIEIDNGKHSYTMDYVLP, encoded by the coding sequence ATGCCTGTACGACTCGACGGACTGGCCTGCCTGGCAGCATTGGTTCTGGTGCTCGGCCCGCTACCCAATGCGCAATCCCATGACGATGCAGCCGCATCACCGACCGCAATGAAAGAGATGGCAAGAATGCATGCGACAGGATCATTCAACGTCAAGCTGACACCGCAAGCCGCAGCGCCCGGAATCGAAACGGCAGAGCTCAGTCGCATGACGATCGACAAGCAATTCCAGGGCGACCTGGCCGCAGCCAGCCTCGGCGAAATGCTGGCGATTCGCACCCAGGTGCAAGGCTCGGCCGGTTATGTTGCACTGGAACGCGTGACAGGGACATTGCACGGTCGCACAGGCAGCTTCGTACTGCAGCACAGCGGCACGATGGACCGCGGGGCATCGTCGCTGGTACTGATGGTCGTCCCCGATTCCGGCACCGGTGAGCTGACGGGATTGCGTGGCGCGATGACGATCGAGATCGACAACGGCAAGCACAGCTACACGATGGATTACGTTCTTCCCTGA
- a CDS encoding deoxyguanosinetriphosphate triphosphohydrolase, protein MNATRSFDDGLAPFAAHSSQSRGRRHLEPGPGSRSEYQRDRDRIIHSTAFRRLEYKTQVFLNHEGDLFRTRLTHSIEVAQIGRTLARSLRLNEDLVEATALAHDLGHTPFGHVGQDVLNDCMKDFGGFEHNLQSLRVVDHLEEHYGAFDGLNLTFETREGILKHCSLNNARQLGELGQRFIERSQPSLEAQLTNLADEIAYNNHDIDDGLRSGLLTMKQMEEVELFARLRHQVELQYPGLAGRRALYETIRLMITAMTADLVETSAQRILDADPRTIDDVRAGPPLIRFSDKMRAETTALKRFLYANLYRHFQVNRMRVKASRIVRELFQAFLDDPVLLPNDYQVEGDPSRQARKIADYIAGMTDRYAIREHRRIFSLDHF, encoded by the coding sequence ATGAACGCGACGCGCAGCTTCGACGACGGCCTGGCTCCCTTTGCTGCGCACTCGTCGCAGTCGCGCGGCCGGCGCCACCTCGAGCCGGGACCGGGCTCGCGCAGCGAATACCAGCGCGACCGCGACCGCATCATCCACTCGACCGCCTTCCGCCGGCTCGAATACAAAACCCAGGTGTTCCTGAACCACGAGGGCGACCTGTTCCGCACCCGGCTGACCCACAGCATCGAGGTGGCGCAGATCGGCCGCACGCTGGCGCGCAGCCTGCGCCTGAACGAAGACCTGGTCGAAGCCACCGCGCTCGCGCACGACCTGGGCCACACGCCCTTCGGCCACGTCGGCCAGGACGTGCTCAACGACTGCATGAAGGATTTCGGCGGCTTCGAGCACAACCTGCAAAGCCTGCGCGTGGTCGACCACCTCGAAGAGCACTACGGCGCCTTCGACGGCCTGAACCTGACGTTCGAAACGCGCGAGGGCATCCTCAAGCACTGCTCGCTGAACAATGCGCGCCAGCTGGGCGAGCTGGGCCAGCGCTTCATCGAGCGCAGCCAGCCCAGCCTGGAAGCGCAGCTGACCAACCTGGCCGACGAGATCGCGTACAACAACCACGATATCGACGACGGTTTGCGCTCCGGCCTGCTGACCATGAAGCAGATGGAAGAGGTGGAGCTGTTCGCGCGCCTGCGCCACCAGGTGGAGCTCCAGTATCCCGGACTGGCGGGGCGGCGCGCGCTGTACGAGACGATCCGCCTGATGATCACGGCGATGACGGCCGACCTGGTCGAGACCTCGGCCCAGCGGATCCTGGACGCGGACCCGCGGACCATCGACGACGTGCGCGCCGGCCCGCCGCTGATCCGCTTTTCGGACAAGATGCGGGCCGAGACCACGGCCCTCAAGCGCTTCTTGTACGCCAACCTGTACCGCCACTTCCAGGTCAACCGCATGCGGGTGAAGGCGAGCCGCATCGTGCGCGAGCTGTTCCAGGCCTTCCTGGACGACCCGGTGCTGCTGCCGAACGACTACCAGGTCGAGGGCGACCCATCGAGGCAGGCGCGCAAGATCGCCGACTACATCGCCGGCATGACCGACCGCTACGCGATCCGCGAGCATCGGCGCATCTTTTCTCTCGATCATTTCTGA